A DNA window from Castanea sativa cultivar Marrone di Chiusa Pesio chromosome 7, ASM4071231v1 contains the following coding sequences:
- the LOC142642502 gene encoding protein EXECUTER 1, chloroplastic: protein MASISPSHNLTFPNTKIPSHPYLKRPNYPSSSSSSSPPFLSRLSDSALCRCRHDSTSSSSSSSSSDNWRWDSLLKSAIKTFDSFFNPRPNDLHRDAGIAAAADDDDEEEKRREEEDWNWDRWREHFDEIDSQERLVSILKSQLGRAVFTEDYEDAARLKVAIAAAATNDTVGRVMAYLNKAVVEERFQDAAYIRDNAGAGLVGWWAGISKDINDPLGLIIRITPEHGRYVARSYSPRQLATAAAGVPLFEVFLRVNKTGEYKEQAVFLKRRGVFQDSPTVRSKALDATGNLNPLDSTEDKSDLFVVNTEDPEDDDDRDDSSDLAEGLSGFQNILRDMIPGVKVKVLKVTAPGKVDRDLISKVIEQIIEEEDEEKDNEIESVEAKDEVNGESDQESDGVNEESDQQSDESETDDDPEIIESEDRNEIAVKFVVGGLAQKLSNSGPTKDLLRVPAKLEKKGHLSFCFSIEKNITQHDSGGKKQASVDKSAKRRVQRSIDHVMFDLSKFIGREKIPLKVLKDVGELINLTLIQAQNYQSLSGSTTFNRIEIPTSSDPLNGLYIGAHGLYTSEVIHLRRKFGQWQEDGGKKEPSDLEFYEYVEAVKLTGDPYVPAGKVAFRAKVGKRYQLPHKGIIPEEFGVIARYKGQGRLADPGFRNPRWVDGELVILDGKYIKGGPVVGFVYWAPELHFLVFFNRLRLQE, encoded by the exons atggCTTCCATATCACCGTCTCACAACCTTACcttcccaaacaccaaaatCCCCTCCCACCCTTATCTCAAAAGACCAAACtacccctcctcctcctcctcctcttctccgCCATTCCTTTCTCGGCTTTCCGACTCCGCCCTCTGCCGCTGCCGCCACGACTCCacctcttcatcttcatcttcatcttcctccGATAACTGGCGGTGGGACTCGCTCCTCAAGAGCGCAATCAAGACCTTCGATTCTTTCTTCAATCCTCGCCCGAACGATCTTCACAGAGACGCCGGAATCGCCGCCGCCGCCGACGACGACGACGAAGAAGAGAAACGACGCGAAGAAGAAGACTGGAATTGGGATCGCTGGCGGGAGCATTTCGACGAAATCGACTCCCAAGAGCGACTCGTCTCTATCTTGAAG TCACAGTTAGGTCGTGCTGTTTTTACAGAGGATTATGAAGATGCTGCGAGGCTCAAAGTGGCCATTGCAGCTGCAGCTACTAATGACACTGTTGGCAGAGTCATGGCTTATCTCAAT AAAGCTGTTGTGGAAGAGCGATTCCAGGATGCGGCTTATATAAGAGATAATGCTGGTGCTGGATTG GTGGGATGGTGGGCTGGCATTTCAAAAGATATTAATGATCCTCTTGGTTTAATTATTCGGATAACACCAGAGCATGGAAGATATGTGGCAAGAAGTTATAGCCCTCG GCAACTTGCTACTGCTGCAGCTGGTGTTCCATTGTTTGAAGTATTCCTTAGAGTGAATAAGACAGGTGAATACAAAGAGCAG GCTGTGTTCTTAAAGCGGAGAGGAGTTTTTCAAGATTCTCCAACAGTTCGCTCTAAAGCATTGGATGCCACTGGAAATTTGAATCCGTTAGACTCAACTGAAGACAAAAGTGATCTATTTGTTGTGAATACTGAAGATcctgaagatgatgatgatagaGATGATAGTTCTGATCTAGCTGAAGGTCTGTCTGGTTTCCAGAACATCTTGAGAGATATGATTCCTGGTGTGAAGGTCAAGGTTTTAAAAGTGACAGCACCGGGGAAGGTAGACAGGGATTTAATATCCAAGGTTATTGAGCAGATAattgaggaagaagatgaagagaagGACAACGAGATAGAAAGTGTAGAAGCAAAAGATGAAGTTAATGGGGAAAGTGACCAAGAGAGTGATGGAGTTAATGAGGAAAGTGACCAACAAAGTGATGAAAGTGAAACGGATGATGATCCTGAAATTATTGAAAGTGAAGACCGAAATGAAATTGCGGTTAAATTTGTTGTTGGCGGTCTTGCTCAGAAACTTTCCAACAGTGGGCCTACTAAAGATTTACTCCGAGTACCTGCTAAGCTAGAGAAGAAGGGGCATTTGTCATTTTGCTTTTCTATAGAGAAAAACATCACTCAGCATGATTCTGGTGGCAAGAAACAAGCTTCAGTAGATAAATCAGCTAAGCGTCGAGTTCAACGCAGCATTGACCATGTTATGTTTGATCTTTCTAAATTCATCGGTAGGGAGAAGATACCCTTGAAG GTACTCAAAGATGTTGGTGAATTAATAAATCTCACACTCATCCAGGCTCAAAACTATCAATCATTGTCTGGATCAACAACCTTCAATCGCATTGAAATACCAACTTCTTCAGATCCTCTGAATG GACTTTACATTGGTGCACATGGGCTGTACACCTCAGAAGTCATTCATCTGAGACGCAAATTTGGTCAGTGGCAAGAAGATGGTGGGAAAAAGGAGCCTTCAGATCttgaattttatgaatatgtaGAAGCTGTGAAACTTACGGGTGATCCTTATGTACCAGCCGGCAAG GTGGCATTCCGTGCAAAGGTTGGGAAAAGATATCAGCTTCCACATAAGGGGATTATTCCAGAAGAATTTGGAGTG ATTGCTCGTTATAAAGGTCAAGGTAGGCTTGCTGATCCTGGGTTTCGCAATCCTCGATGGGTTGATGGTGAACTTGTCATTCTTGATGGAAAG TACATTAAAGGAGGGCCTGTTGTTGGATTTGTCTATTGGGCCCCTGAACTACATTTCTTGGTGTTCTTCAATAGGCTAAGGCTTCAAGAGTAG